A single region of the Triticum dicoccoides isolate Atlit2015 ecotype Zavitan chromosome 2B, WEW_v2.0, whole genome shotgun sequence genome encodes:
- the LOC119367398 gene encoding uncharacterized protein LOC119367398: protein MVELMDSTKNPPESMVQLIFPDNSFYFELFRATPPGDRYGEGGFLRFNKVKTKFPKYFGSIHPLLHYSEKYDSVEAISIFKGVIRVMAEKLQTFNSKSARTFDKNLVVFTQTPFFLFGECQRFLEAEEFTVENLDSMFPVFLTVRHENFIHIWSRLSKLGFAFIVAILEFDKNIHNRRFSFEEAVKLLREILKDYEENWS, encoded by the exons ATGGTGGAGTTGATGGATTCCACAAAGAATCCTCCAGAGTCCATGGTTCAACTCATCTTCCCTGACAACAGCTTCTACTTTGAGCTGTTTCGGGCAACACCACCTGGAGATCGATATGGAGAAGGAGGATTCCTTAGGTTCAACAAAGTTAAAACGAAATTCCCTAAGTATTTTGGAAGCATTCATCCACTGCTACATTACTCAGAGAAATATGATTCAGT GGAGGCTATCTCAATATTCAAAGGTGTCATTAGGGTGATGGCAGAGAAACTGCAAACATTCAATAGCAAAAGCGCGAGGACTTTCGATAAAAACCTTGTTGTCTTTACTCAGACGCCATTTTTCCTCTTCGGGGAATGCCAAAGGTTCCTTGAAGCGGAAGAGTTTACTGTTGAGAACCTTGATAGCATGTTCCCAGTATTCCTTACAGTAAGACATGAGAACTTCATACACATCTGGTCGAGGCTGTCAAAGCTAGGTTTCGCTTTTATCGTTGCTATACTAGAGTTTGACAAGAACATCCATAACCGCCGATTTAGCTTTGAAGAAGCTGTAAAACTACTGCGCGAAATCTTGAAGGATTACGAGGAAAACTGGAGCTGA